GAATGCTACAATCGTTGTATAATTCTATTAATTATACAAGTTTATAGTGGCCTCAACACAAATATTTTTTTTGAGGTTAGTTGATTAAGTCTTGTATAGTGTCAAGTATATTTGATTGATATTATTGAtaggatttaaaaaaaaaatcgtTTAGGACTTCATAATTTTCAGGTACGGTAggcttttaaaaaaaattgtttagGATTTCATAATTTTCAGGTACAGCCTTGTAAATAATGAAAACGGTAGGCATGATCCCAAAATTTTGTTTTGGTTGTTTATTGGATTGGTCCAAATGGAATTCATGGTTAGTACGTAAAAAAGACTTGAAAGACTATGAAAATAATTTGAGTAATAATTTTAATCATTACCCCTCATAAAAAAACAGTCTTTAGTGATTTTTGCTTGCTGGAAACTGCAAGTATGATCGCTCGTCCACTGAACAGGATTAAGCAAAAATGGATTATAAAAAGTTATTTTTACAGTCTCCGCAGAATCTGCAAATGATTGTAGATATTTGTCTTTTTAATCTTTGTTAGTCCACTAATCTTACAGTAATGCAATTGTAAGAAGAGGAGGGAAACGTCGATTACAATAACATCATCGTACCATTGTCGTAACTCTTGCAGGTATTCCAATTTTACTTGCATCATGGTCTAACTAAACACTGCAGATGCCATAATGCCATATAGGTCTCCATTAAATATATAGTATTAAACATACAAATTTATTCCTAGATTCCCATCTTTTTAAATTTTCTTCTACTATATGAAGTGTTTGATATCCGTGATTTTATTTTTTGGTACTCTAGGACTATGTCAATGGTCTATGTAATTGTGACATACGTAATGCAGCTCAATTCATAGTTTTGTAAACAATATGATATCCACCCATTCATACATCATAAGTACTGCATTTTGTTAGAGAAGACATGGCTTTAGACTGCTATTCTGATCTTATAATGTGATGCATAAACGAATCCAATTCCAGACTTTTAACAAACAAAGAGAATGTTAAATCATTCAAACGCCATAAGTAATTGCAGTTTATTGGAGTAAGCATCTGTTCAGAGTGCTAATTTGATCTTGTAATATGATCGATAAATGAATCCAATTCCAGGCGACTAACTCCACCTTCTGCCACTGATTTCTTGATATCATTCCTCAACTCCGCTGCTCTTTCCCTCATTTCATCTCCTTCTTTGGATGCTATCAACTTTTTTACTGCATTTTCAATATGCAAAGACTCAACCAAGTCCTTGTGTGGAGTCCAGTCCTTGACGACAATTCCAAGTTTGAGTATCTTGGTTATTAGCATAGCATTTCTAGGCTGGTCAGAATGCATTGGCCAGGCAGCTATAGGCACTCCCATTGACATGCTCTCCAAGCATGAATTCCATCCACAGTGACTCATAAATCCCCCTGTGGAGGCGTGTGACAAAATCTCCAACTGTGGCGCCCAACCTCTCACAATCACCCCTTGTCCGGCTTCTAATAATCGGTCTTCATACCCTATTGGCAATTCAGATTTTCTGACATCTCCTGTGAATATATTTCCTTTATCCGCATCTCTTAACACCCAAATAAATTTTTGGCCACTGTTTTCTAGGCCAAGTGCAATGGCATGGATTTGCTCATCGGATAGACAGGTTGTTGTTCCAAAAGAAACATATATTACTGAACTTGAAGCTTGATTATCTAGCCATTTTAAGCACTCATGTCGTTGCTGGTCTGGTTTCTGGAAGATGTCTACAGGATTGAATGGGCCGATGGCCCACTGTTTCTTGTCAGCCTGCAATAGATGGAGCAAATCAAAGTAATGACCTTCAATTGCTCTCAGATTCGGGCTGCTTTTCAGTTGACTACTGATATCGCTTGGAGGTGGCCCGAGCCGTATGAGAGGATCTTTCATCGTCCTGCGAATGGTTACGTCCCGGTCTGGCTGGAGCATTTAAGGTCCGGGTCGAGTCCACGCTGCCATATTTTTCTCAAGCACCTGTGCAAGTATGTCTATAGGATATCCCCCATGCAGATAACTCCAAATGGAATAAAGTCTATGACTTGGTTCATAGCTTGCTGCAACAAGGCCGGGCTCATGCCTACCTTCAAGTTGTTCCACCAGATATTTTATCTTTCTAGGTCAAGCCAGAAACCTTTTTACGAGCTGAGATTCCGGACAGGAGAGTGTGGATTTGGTCCGGGTAGGTCCAAACCGGTTATGCACCAGACTTCTTTGAAACATTGGAATGGGGAGATATTGATGTTGAAGGGGTACGATTTGGAGTATCTTCCTTATTTCACAACTGGGGAGGTTAAGACGAAGTTCAACCCAGAGATCTTAGAGGGGGAAGCTGTAGACCAAATTAGAAAATTTTGTGGTAGTCTCAGGTTCCAGCCAACCCGGGATACATTTATGAACCATAAACTCCTGTTCCAACTTGGCTGTAAGTTTTTCTTTATTCTGTTCTGTCAGCGATCCGGGTTCTTGTCCATACTCGGGAATCCGGATTACGTTCCTCTTTCTTTTTGCTTGTTTTAGGGAACTGTTTGTTATTTGATCCGGGTCTCTCTGATTTCCCTTATGATCCGGATCCTCGTATATTTTGGTTTTTTACTTTTCTCCTGTTTGCATAAATCGTCTTCCCATGATCCGGGCATGCTGCAGTATTCTACTCCCGGATTTGGGAGTACTTGCATTTTTATCAATCATGTGCTTATAGTTTTCCTTTTCCATTTTTCAGGTTTTCCGCATTACAACCCTGCTTCCCGGGCCATAATGTCTTCTTCAGCTTATGCAGCAGCTTTTAATTCATTGGGGCTGGCATATAAGACAACAAAAGGGGCTCCTGGGACTGGATCCGGGTCTGCTGACGCCGAGGGTGGAGCCGAGTCTTCGGCACCCTAGAATGTTCAAGATCCGGGCAATGCGCCCTTGGGAAAGGACCCGGACGTCCAGGAGATATCTGAGGAGGAGCCTCCTTCCAAGAAGAGGAAGTCCGTCCCGGGAAAGCCTCCTCGCGGAAAGGCTATTGTTGCTGACCGGGTCATATGTGATTCGGAAGGGAGGGGGCCGGATGGGTCCCCTATCCGGATAGGGACAAAGAGCCTTATCGATCTGGCCGGGTTCATGTCCAGTATCCCCTCAGAGGAAGATTGGGAGGAGGTTGAGGGCTACAACATGGCTGCTGCCTTGAAGAGGGTCACAGGCCAATGGGGGCAGGTAACTTCTGAATTTTTAAGCCCGTAGTTCCGGATTATGCCCCCCAATCCACTTTTCCCTTGTAATAAtattcttcttcctttttttttcaGCTTGGGAGTGCGATGTCCATCTGTTCCGATGTTGCCTTCACTGAGGTCAAGGAGGCTAACAATCGGACTAAGGCTGAGAAGATGCTTTCTGATTCCCTGAGGGGTGAGCTGGAGGAGGCCCGGGAGGGGTTCCGGGTTGTGGAGGCCGGGTTGAACGAGAAATTGAAGAATTCGGAGACCCAGGCCGAGGGGCTGGCCCAGGAAGTTGAGAGGCTCAAGGCCGAGCTTGCTGCTAAAGAGAATCTGAACAAGGAGGCCATCATTGCTGAGTTCAAGGCCAGCGATGTTTATGACTTCGAGGTTGCTCAGGCCGGGGTCCCCGAGGTGCGCAGGTCCTGGGTGGTTGCCGAGCGTCATATCAAAACTGACCCATTTGCCTCCTGGGAGAGCTTTATCCAGGAGTTCCTTGCTGCAAAGGCTGCAGTTGAGCAGGGTCAAGGAGAACCGGAACCCTATGATGGTCCGAGCCCCAGCTTCCTCTAGATCCGGACCAGCTTTGCAAAGCTTCTCGGGCCCAGCCAATGTAATTTCATTTTATAGGATTTCTCATTGTCGTACTTTGATTTGAACTGTGTAATATTTGGATTTGTTCCGGGTTGATTGCAATCCGGATTGTGTTTCAAACTCTTCTTTCGTAGTagaaaatatttgcttttctttaatctgttgtttttatttttatgaacAATCTGGATCCTGGCTCTATTGCGCAAATGATCCTGATTCAGGTTGTGGCAATGCCCCCGATCCGGATGGGTTTTTTATCCGGATTGATCCGGGTATGAAGCTGTATCCGGATTTGCTGTTGAAATTGTTTTGGATCCGGGTATGATACCCGGCTGGGTTGAATTATTattttttgctttatgtacttgggGAAATACAAGTGCATAACGGTTGTTTACAACCTGGATTTGAATGCTaatccgggttgttttttgctttttaatttgctttcaatccgggtatatGAACTACCCGGGTTGATAtatatttgtattttttttttgctttatgtacttggaaattttaagtacataatggttgtttgtaacccggatttgaatgctaatccgggttattttttgaatttaaatttgctttcaattcgggtatgtctaacccggattggtgattgctccatctacttagaatttttctaagcAAATAGTGGTTGCTTTCGTTTTTTGCTTCTAACCCGGGTGTTGATTTAAAAGTAATGACTTTCTGAGaaaggaaaattcttttcattgatttgcaaatgttttttttttcatacaaaatatcggatcatagattggttgcttgccataggctacaagttctGGTTGCTTTTGGTTGCTTTTCTACTGGTAAAACTTTCTGAGCCTGAGTCCGTGCCATGTATTTGGTACTTCAGAGTTTTCCATGTTcatgagcttgtatgttcctggccTTAGAACTTCCTTGACTTTGTATGGGCCTTCCCACTTTGGCATTAGTTTTCCAGTGTTTGTGGGGTCTGAAGCTTCCGTGTCTCGAAGgaccaggtctccaacttgaaagtttttgacccgggacttcttgctgaagtgctctcttgttttctgcttatatttttccattcttgccactgcctggtctcgaacttcatcaattagctcaatattcgttctgagcccctcctcgtttgctatttcatcaaagttgattgctcgatgggagggggatcctacttcaattggtagcatggcttcagttccataagccagcttgaagggggtttctcctgtgcttgttctGGGGCTTGTTCTGTATGCCCAGAGTACATTAGACAACtcttctggccatttggttttgctttccctgAGTCTCTTTTCTATCCCCCTGAGAAGTATTCGGTTTGTTACTTCAACTTGCCCATttccttgagggtaggctactgatgacttcttgtgccggatgcccctttcttgaaggtaggattcgAATTCTGAACCAACGAACTGTGGACCATTATCTGAGACTAGTACCCTCGGGATCCCAAACCTCATCAATATGTTGTCCATAAACTTGATGCAGTCTTGTTGGTTTATTGTCCTCATTGCCTTTGCTTCTACCCATTTTGTCATATAGTCAATTGAGACTAGtaagtacctgaggtctcctctggctctgggaaagggtcccatgatatcaattccccaaacagcaaatgggattggtgacaagactgaggagggtaggactgggctcatccgtgtcacattgctgaagagttgACATTCCTTACATTTTTTCACAAAGTCTATTGAATCCTGGTGGATAGTAGGCCAGTAGTACCCCTGCCTTATAATTTTGTGAGCTAGTGCTTTTGCGGACATGTGGTCCCCGCAGATTCCTTCGTGAACTTCCATGAGGCAGTATTGTGCCTCTCCTGGGCCTATGCACTTGAGGATTGGGGAGGAAAAGGTCCGGCGGTAGAGTATTCCCTCTTCCATGAAGAATTTCGAAGCTTTTGCCTTTAACCTTTGAGCCTTCCCTTTATCCTCCGGGAGCTCTCCCTTCTCCAAGTAGTTAATGAATGGAGTCATCCAATTCAGACTGTTTTCTATCTCCATGACTTCCTCAGACTCTGTGCTTGGTTTCTgcaattcttcgaagtagacggagcaatccaGGTCTGATGAGTTTTGAACAAGTTTGGACAATGCATCAGCTTCTGAATTCTCCTCTCTGCTGATTTGGATGACTTGGACTGTTGGTATGGAGGCTAGAtagctttggaccagagcctggtaattggctagaactggatccttggctatgtactcgccatttgtttgctttacgacgatctgggagtcgctgtagattttgagattctggatcctgagtgttgttgctagcttcaatcctgcaatcaaggcctcgtactctgcctggttgtttgttgctgagaatgcaaaggagattgctgtttggattgtgaacccttctgggctctttaggatgagcccggctcccgatctttcatttgttgaagaaccatcaactttgagagcccaggctTCTGTTTCTTGATCTGTGTTTCTCTCAGGGTCAATGCTCATGGGGACGGGCTCTTCTTCTGGAAAATTacattctatgatgaaatcagctagagcctgggctttgattgctgttctaggaatgaaacttaaattgaactgacttagctcaactgcccaatttaccaatctccctgagacatctggcttgtgtattatctttcttaatggttgatttgttacaactcgtatctcccttccctggaagtagtgtctgagtttcctggatgctgtgactaaggcgtaagcaaacttttctagcacttggctcacataataaactggttgctgtttgccattctcttccctgatcaaagctgctccaactgccaggtcccctgctgacaggtaaagggataggggttccccgggttgagcttttattaacacagggggttgagaaaggtaccttttgatttcttcaaatgcgctttggcattccgggctccaattaacttctctCTTGTTGGTTGTTCCTTTTAATAGgtcaaagaagggtaggcatcTCTCAGCTAGCTTGGAGATGAATCTTCTGAGCGCTGCTAGcgatcctgctagcttctgcacatctttttgtgttCTAGGAGCCTTCATCTCTTGAattgcctttatcttttctgggttggcttcaattcctcggttgcttatcatgaatccaaggaattttcctgcccctactccaaatgtgcatttttctggattgagcctgagtgagtattttctcaagttgtcgaagcattctctcaggtctcctatgtgcccggggacgcttgtggattttgcaatcatatcgtccacataggattccaggttccttccaatctggtccttgaatattttattcattgccttttgatatgttgttcccgcattagtcaatccgaacggcagcattacataggcatagaccgccttgtgggtgatgaaggctgtctttagaatgtctctgggattcatcttgatctggttgtaccccgagtaggcgtccatgaaacttagcatcacATGCCCAGAGGTTGCatcgatcaattgatcaatatttggcaaaGTGTAGGGGTCTTTTGGGCATGCACTGTTCAAGTCTGTGTAATcgatacacattctccactttccgttTGCTTTTTTTTACCATCACTACATTTGCCATCCATTCCGGGTACTTGACTTCGCATATTATTCCGGCTTTCagtagtttctcaatttcttcatcgattgctttctgcctttccggggcaaaatttcttctcttttgcttgacTGGCTTCTTCTCTGGGTTGACGTCCAAGCTATGCATCGCTATGGATTCATCCAAACCGGGCATGTCTCTTGGTGTCCAAGCAAATATGTCAGAGTACCCTTGGAGTAGCGAAACCAGGTCTTTTCTAAAATTAGGGTCGAGCCCGGATCCTATCTTTATCTTTTTGGAAGGATCGCTTGTATTGATCTGAATTGTTTCCGTTTCAACGACAGCCTCTATCTTGGATTGATCCGTATTTGATACCATCTTCTGTATCCGAGCCTCTGCGTTCTTTTTCATATAAATCTGAGCCTGTGCTGTCATCTCTTTTTCtgggttggttgcttgcacagtagGGTTTGCTTGGCCAAGGCCTAGGCTCAATTCAACCTCTTCTGTGACTTGGTTGGTTTTTTGCTCTTCTGAGCTTGGTTTGGTTGCTTTCGGATTTGAGAGGGACTCTATGACCTGAACTTCTTTCCTCGCATCGTCTCTTGAGTGGGggcgatgtttcttaatactttgTTATTTCCGGAGTACCACGGCCTTTCTCTTGTTGCCTTGGTGGGTTTCAGCCATTACCAGAGCCTGGCTGTAACATCTTTCAGCTACTTCATAGTCTCCCTTGATTTCTCCTACCCCGGTCGGAGTTGGGAATTTAATTTTCAAatgtgatatggaggtgattgcttggatcctggtCAGGGCCGAGCGCCCGATTATGTCGTTATAGGATGAAGGAGTATTGATCACGTAGAACTTTATCACATGGGTAACTTGGTTTGAGCCCGATCCAAATACGACTGGCAAGTATAAAGTtccctggatcgggaccaagttgttcccgaacccatacagagggtcctcttggcattcattggagcgtacgctcccaagcttcatccTGTCCACGgtatgcttgaagagtatgtttactGAGGATCCATTATCGATCAACATC
The sequence above is drawn from the Apium graveolens cultivar Ventura chromosome 2, ASM990537v1, whole genome shotgun sequence genome and encodes:
- the LOC141692805 gene encoding zeatin O-glucosyltransferase-like; translated protein: MKDPLIRLGPPPSDISSQLKSSPNLRAIEGHYFDLLHLLQADKKQWAIGPFNPVDIFQKPDQQRHECLKWLDNQASSSVIYVSFGTTTCLSDEQIHAIALGLENSGQKFIWVLRDADKGNIFTGDVRKSELPIGYEDRLLEAGQGVIVRGWAPQLEILSHASTGGFMSHCGWNSCLESMSMGVPIAAWPMHSDQPRNAMLITKILKLGIVVKDWTPHKDLVESLHIENAVKKLIASKEGDEMRERAAELRNDIKKSVAEGGVSRLELDSFIDHITRSN